The Chlorocebus sabaeus isolate Y175 chromosome 1, mChlSab1.0.hap1, whole genome shotgun sequence genome includes a region encoding these proteins:
- the OR5D13 gene encoding olfactory receptor 5D13, which translates to MMASDGNQSGTPTFILLGFSEYPEIQVPLFLVFLFVYTVTVVGNLGMIIIIKLNSKLHTIMYFFLSHLSLVDFCFSTVVTPKLLENLVVEDRTISFSGCIMQFCFACIFGVTETFMLAAMAYDRFVAVCKPLLYATIMSQKLCTLLVAGSYTWGIACSLTLTYFLLELSFCESTFINNFVCDHSVIVSASYSDPYISQMLCFIIAIFNEVSSLIIILTSYMLIFITIMKMPPASGCQKTFSTCASHLMAITIFHGTILFLYCAPNPKTSSLIVKVASVFYTVAIPMLNPLIYSLRNKDVKNMFEKLVVTKLT; encoded by the coding sequence ATGATGGCATCTGATGGAAATCAAAGCGGCACACCCACTTTTATTCTCTTGGGTTTTTCCGAATACCCAGAAATCCAGGTTCCactctttttggttttcttgttcGTCTACACAGTCACTGTAGTGGGGAATTTGGGCATGATAATAATCATCAAACTCAACTCAAAACTCCATACAATCATGTACTTTTTCCTTAGCCACTTGTCCTTGGTAGATTTCTGTTTTTCCACTGTAGTTACACCTAAACTGTTGGAGAACTTGGTTGTGGAAGACAGAACCATTTCTTTCTCTGGTTGCATCATGCAATTTTGTTTTGCTTGCATATTTGGAGTGACAGAAACTTTCATGTTAGCGGCAATGGCTTATGATCGTTTTGTGGCGGTTTGTAAACCCTTACTCTATGCCACTATTATGTCTCAGAAGCTCTGCACCCTTCTGGTGGCTGGGTCCTACACATGGGGGATAGCGTGCTCCCTGACACTcacatattttcttcttgaaCTGTCGTTTTGTGAATCTAcctttataaataattttgtctGTGACCACTCTGTAATTGTTTCTGCCTCCTACTCAGACCCCTATATCAGTCAGATGCTATGCTTTATTATTGCCATATTCAATGAGGTGAGCAGCCTAATTATCATTCTGACATCATATATGCTTATTTTCATTACCATTATGAAGATGCCTCCTGCAAGTGGGTGCCAGAAAACCTTCTCCACCTGTGCCTCCCACTTGATGGCCATCACCATCTTCCATGGAACTATCCTTTTCCTTTACTGTGCTCCTAATCCTAAAACTTCTAGCCTAATAGTTAAAGTGGCTTCTGTATTTTACACAGTGGCGATTCCAATGCTGAATCCATTGATCTATAGCCTTAGGAACAAAGATGTCAAGAACATGTTTGAAAAATTAGTTGTCACCAAATTGACTTAA
- the OR5D3 gene encoding olfactory receptor 5D13, which produces MNHSNASVFRIQKNQTAAVTFILLGFSQYPDLQMPLFLVFLTIYTVTVLGNLGMVMVIRINPKLHTPMYFFLSHLSFVDFCYSTTVTPKLLENLVVEDRTICFTGCIMQFFFACIFVVTETFMLAAMAYDRFVAVCNPLLYTVAMFQRLCSLLVTASYSWSLVCSLTYTYFLLSLSFCRTNFINNFVCEHAAIVAVSCSDPYVSQKVILISATFNEVSSLVIILTSYAFILITVMKMPSTGGRQKAFSTCASHLTAITIFHGTILFLYCVPNSKSSWLMVKVASVFYTVVIPMLNPLIYSLRNKDVKETVRKLVITKLLCHKI; this is translated from the exons ATGAATCACTCAAATGCCTCTGTATTTAG aatTCAAAAAAATCAGACTGCTGCAGTCACCTTCATCCTCTTGGGCTTCTCACAATATCCAGACCTTCAGATGCCCCTGTTCCTGGTGTTCCTGACCATCTACACAGTCACTGTGCTGGGGAACCTGGGCATGGTCATGGTCATCAGGATCAACCCCAAACTCCACACCCCCATGTACTTTTTCCTCAGCCACTTGTCCTTTGTCGATTTCTGTTATTCCACCACAGTTACACCCAAATTGCTGGAGAACTTGGTTGTGGAAGACAGAACCATCTGCTTCACAGGATGCATCATGCAATTCTTCTTTGCCTGCATATTTGTGGTGACAGAAACATTCATGCTGGCAGCGATGGCCTATGACCGATTTGTGGCCGTGTGTAACCCTCTGCTCTACACGGTTGCAATGTTCCAGAGGCTTTGCTCCTTGTTAGTGACTGCATCATACTCTTGGAGTTTAGTTTGTTCCCTGACATACACATACTTTCTGTTGAGTTTATCTTTTTGTAGGACTAATTTCATTAATAACTTTGTCTGTGAGCACGCTGCCATTGTTGCTGTGTCTTGCTCTGACCCCTATGTGAGCCAGAAGGTTATTTTAATTTCTGCCACATTCAATGAAGTAAGCAGCCTGGTGATCATTCTCACTTCCTATGCTTTCATTTTAATCACTGTCATGAAGATGCCTTCCACTGGGGGGCGCCAGAAAGCGTTCTCCACGTGTGCCTCTCACCTGACCGCCATTACCATTTTCCACGGGACTATTCTTTTTCTCTACTGTGTTCCTAACTCCAAAAGTTCATGGCTCATGGTCAAGGTGGCCTCTGTCTTTTACACAGTGGTCATTCCCATGCTGAACCCCTTGATCTATAGCCTCAGGAACAAGGACGTAAAAGAGACAGTCAGGAAGTTAGTCATTACCAAATTATTATGTCATAAAATATAA
- the LOC103242048 gene encoding olfactory receptor 5D13-like, whose translation MNRDQENQISEVTFILLGFSEYPDLQMPLFLVFLTIYTVTVLGNLGMVMVIRISPKLHTPMYFFLSHLSFVDFCYSTTVTPKLLENLVVEDRTICFTGCIMQFFFACIFVVTETFMLAVMAYDRYVAVCNPLLYMVAMSQRLCSLLMATSYSWGIVCSLTLTYFLLELSFRGNNIINNFVCEHAAIVAVSCSDPYVSQEIILVSATFNEVSSLVIILTSYAFILITVMKMPSTGGRQKAFSTCASHLTAITIFHGTNLFLYCVPNSKSSWLMVKVASVFYTVVIPMLNPLIYSLRNKDVKETVRRLLITKL comes from the exons ATGAACAG GGACCAAGAAAATCAGATTTCTGAAGTCACCTTCATCCTCTTGGGCTTCTCGGAATATCCAGACCTTCAGATGCCCCTGTTCCTGGTGTTCCTGACCATCTACACAGTCACTGTGCTGGGGAACCTGGGCATGGTCATGGTCATCAGGATCAGCCCGAAACTCCACACCCCCATGTACTTTTTCCTCAGCCACTTGTCCTTTGTCGATTTCTGTTATTCCACCACAGTTACACCCAAATTGCTGGAGAACTTGGTTGTGGAAGACAGAACCATCTGCTTCACAGGATGCATCATGCAATTCTTCTTTGCCTGCATATTTGTGGTGACAGAAACATTCATGCTGGCAGTGATGGCCTATGACCGGTATGTGGCGGTGTGTAACCCTCTGCTCTACATGGTTGCAATGTCCCAGAGGCTTTGCTCCTTGTTGATGGCTACATCATACTCTTGGGGGATAGTCTGTTCCCTGACTCTTACCTACTTTCTACTGGAATTATCCTTCAGAGGAAATAATATCATTAATAACTTTGTCTGTGAGCACGCTGCCATTGTTGCTGTGTCCTGCTCTGACCCCTATGTGAGCCAGGAGATCATTTTAGTTTCTGCCACATTCAATGAAGTAAGCAGCCTGGTGATCATTCTCACTTCCTATGCTTTCATTTTAATCACTGTCATGAAGATGCCTTCCACTGGGGGGCGCCAGAAAGCGTTCTCCACGTGTGCCTCCCACCTGACCGCCATTACCATTTTCCATGGGACCAACCTTTTTCTCTACTGTGTTCCTAACTCCAAAAGTTCATGGCTCATGGTCAAGGTGGCCTCTGTCTTTTACACAGTGGTCATTCCCATGCTGAACCCCTTGATATATAGCCTCAGGAACAAAGATGTAAAAGAGACAGTTAGGAGGTTACTCATTACCAAATTATGA